A portion of the Leptospira wolbachii serovar Codice str. CDC genome contains these proteins:
- a CDS encoding tetratricopeptide repeat protein, which produces MNRIIVTLAGFLFIVAGLSTAYYQTNISAKEDQSQVILEKIAEGEEYLKQSNPHSKEKAIAIFSELAGKRGAEKYEFQIKYNQARALEKNSDFYPALDIYKDLKKNPSLKPEEKERLSYSLGNLLLKIGNESEGKAHLESVLQSSSDNKLRSKSFLSLGDHFYKTGNFETARKNYTLALQEDPNNTESRIGWGRSLRKLGKDWASFDVFDEYIETADQLAGADEKVVGEYKDSVLKDAKENYTKKQYNKAVELFQKVISVNPTPKKEEEALYYIALSYDAMGKQVESLTYINKALNNSDYSLDQAALYKKGTIYFRQGKFEKAAGIFQTIVDKYPKNQITDKAIAWKKESLDQFTDHNDLDGSDVSSDSDSPKPSSVSTRPDSGSDLEF; this is translated from the coding sequence ATGAATCGAATTATTGTTACTTTAGCAGGATTTTTATTTATTGTTGCGGGTCTTTCTACTGCATATTACCAGACCAACATTTCTGCAAAAGAAGACCAATCTCAAGTGATTTTGGAAAAAATTGCAGAAGGGGAAGAATACTTAAAACAATCTAACCCACATAGCAAAGAAAAAGCAATTGCCATCTTTTCTGAGTTAGCTGGAAAACGTGGTGCTGAAAAATATGAATTCCAAATCAAATACAACCAAGCAAGAGCTCTCGAAAAGAATTCTGATTTTTATCCAGCACTTGATATTTACAAAGATCTAAAAAAGAATCCGAGTTTAAAGCCAGAAGAAAAAGAACGATTGAGTTACTCTCTTGGAAACTTACTTTTAAAGATTGGAAATGAGTCGGAAGGGAAGGCTCATTTAGAGTCCGTTTTACAATCAAGCTCTGATAATAAACTTAGATCCAAATCCTTTCTCTCTCTTGGGGATCATTTCTATAAAACTGGAAATTTTGAAACAGCACGTAAAAATTATACTTTGGCCTTACAAGAAGATCCGAACAATACTGAATCCAGAATTGGTTGGGGAAGATCCCTTCGTAAACTTGGTAAAGACTGGGCTTCCTTTGATGTATTTGATGAATACATTGAAACTGCTGACCAGTTAGCTGGTGCTGATGAAAAGGTAGTTGGGGAGTATAAAGATTCTGTTTTAAAAGATGCGAAAGAAAATTATACAAAAAAACAATATAACAAAGCAGTAGAACTTTTTCAAAAAGTAATTTCTGTGAACCCAACTCCTAAAAAAGAAGAGGAAGCCTTGTATTATATCGCTTTGTCTTACGATGCCATGGGAAAACAAGTTGAATCTCTTACCTATATAAACAAAGCATTGAATAACAGCGATTATTCGTTAGACCAGGCAGCTTTATATAAAAAAGGTACGATTTATTTTAGACAAGGTAAATTTGAAAAAGCAGCCGGCATATTCCAAACGATTGTAGATAAATACCCTAAAAACCAGATTACCGACAAGGCGATTGCATGGAAAAAAGAATCACTCGATCAGTTTACCGACCACAATGATCTTGATGGTTCAGATGTATCGTCTGACTCTGATTCACCTAAACCAAGTTCGGTTTCAACAAGACCAGATTCGGGAAGTGATTTAGAGTTTTAG
- a CDS encoding class I SAM-dependent methyltransferase — protein MSETEYYRSQSYQEYLLSSHRREVCPPEDVYAFFNWKGLNNLVDFGSGLGFYFQEFRKWFPHVWIWAAECQQDIIDMILRRKLMEGIEQLTPFHIDQSDHPLLPEWVPVPEIIFASLSLSTFPNPGLAMDGLIRSMKSGGRLFIIDWSKTESGFGPKINEKISMDKMKFLAEEYKLEVTKSGRISEHFYGMEVKASSSFIYGYYDLKEEEDEDTAVFKQ, from the coding sequence ATGTCCGAAACGGAATACTACCGTTCCCAAAGTTACCAGGAATACTTACTCTCAAGCCACAGAAGAGAGGTATGTCCCCCGGAAGATGTGTATGCATTTTTCAATTGGAAGGGCCTAAACAACCTAGTGGACTTTGGGAGTGGACTTGGATTCTACTTCCAAGAATTTCGAAAGTGGTTTCCGCATGTCTGGATTTGGGCTGCCGAATGCCAACAAGATATCATTGATATGATCCTTCGGCGTAAACTCATGGAAGGAATTGAGCAACTCACACCTTTCCATATAGACCAGTCTGATCATCCCCTTCTCCCGGAATGGGTTCCGGTTCCAGAAATCATCTTTGCCTCCCTTTCACTCTCTACTTTCCCAAACCCTGGTTTGGCGATGGATGGTCTCATTCGCTCTATGAAATCGGGGGGCCGGTTGTTCATTATCGATTGGTCAAAAACAGAATCTGGTTTTGGTCCTAAAATCAACGAAAAGATATCCATGGACAAAATGAAATTTCTCGCAGAAGAATATAAATTGGAAGTTACAAAATCTGGCCGAATTTCTGAACATTTTTATGGAATGGAAGTAAAGGCTAGTTCCAGTTTTATTTATGGATACTATGACCTCAAAGAAGAAGAGGATGAAGATACAGCGGTCTTCAAACAATAA